DNA from Geobacter sulfurreducens PCA:
CTCCTCCGTTTCCAGCCCCGGTGGATCGACATCATACAGTACTTCATCTGCAAGTTGCCCGAGATCATCACCCAGGTCATCCCGCTGGCAGTGCTCATGTCCACGCTCCTCACCCTCGGCATGCTTTCCCGCAACAGCGAGATCGTCGCCATGCGCGGTTGTGGCGTAGGGCTCGGCAGAATCAGCGCGCCACTCATCGTCATTGCCGCCGCGGTCAGCCTCCTCACAATTTTTTCCAACGAATTCGTGCTGCCTTCCAGCTATCGGCAGATGCGCTACGTGGACCAGGTGCTGATCCGCAAACAGGGGACCAACACGTTTTTCCGCCAGAACAACATCTGGCACAAAGACGAGAGTGCGATCATGATGGCAAGGGTGTTTGACCCGGGTCGGCAGGCGCTGCGAGGGATCACCCTCTGGCGCTTTTCGGACGGCATGCGCCCCGTCAGCAGAATTGATGCTGCTGAAGGGACGTGGGACGGTGCGAGGTGGACCTTCAAGACGGTGACGGTCCGGGGGCTCGCCGGGCCTTCGGTGGAGACGAGAACGCTGGCCTCGCTGCCGGCGGAGCTCAACCTCAAGATTGAGGACCTGAAGGTGGTGGATAAGTATGCCGACAACATGGGCTTTTTCAAACTGCGCGATTACGTGCGGAAACTGAAGGCGGGAGGATATGACACCACCCGCTACGAGGCCCAGATGCACTCGAAGATATCCCTCCCCTTCGCCTCGCTCATCATGGCGTTTCTGGGCATCCCGTTCGCCCTGCGGGGGGGAAGGTCAAGCGGGGTCGCACTGGGGATTACAGCGAGCATCGGCATCGGGTTCGCCTATTTCATCACCAACTCCATCCTCATTTCCTTCGGCCAGACCGGCATCCTCCCGCCACTGATCTCCGCATGGGCGGCGAACGTGCTCTTTGCCCTGTCGGGTATCTGGCTGGCAATGACCCTGGACCGTTGACACGACGGCGAGACGTGGTCTACTTGGCGCATCGGGATCGGGCACGATAGTCGTCCCGTCGAGGCGATGCGCAGAGGGAAAACTCATGATCCATCGAATGATCGTACCGCTCATGCTGGTCGCCGTTCTGGTTGCCGGCACCGCCGGAGGCGCCACTCGTCCGGCCAAGCAGAAGCAAATTGCCGCGGCCGCCGCCACAAAAGCACCGGAGCCGGTACCGGTCAACATCCTTAGCATTATCCCCGCCCAAGGCGAGCCCAATACGACCGTAACCCTCTCAGGGAGCGGCTTTGCCTCCGGAACCACGGCCTACCTCGGCAATACCGAGATCCCCGCGCGGCTTGTCGGCACGGACGTTCTTTCCTTCGAGATACCGCGCCTGCAACCTGGACTCTACGCTCTTTTCGTCAAAAGGGGAGACGGTATCACAAGCCGCACCTACAACTTCTCTGTGCTGCCGCCGAAACCGGTCGTGGAAAGCCTGTACCCCGAAACCGTGGATGTATGCTCACCATCGGGTGAGCGGTTGGTCACCATTACCGGCAGGAATTTTCAGGCCGAGAGCAGAGTCCTGTTCAACGGTGCAGCAGTGAGAAGCAGTTTCGGTTCTCCCCAGGCCCTCTCCTTTATCGTCCCCCCCGTCCAGGCAGGACTTCATCAGATACAGGTAAAAAACGCGGAGGAAACGGTCACCACCCCCGTCACCCTCGTAGTACGCGGTACCCCAGAAGTATTCAGCGTAGTACGCGGCGAAAGTTCGGTGAATTACTACAACCTAGTGATCGAGGGCAGGAACTTCCAGCCGGGGGCGACGCTGTCAATCGAGGAGAGCGGCCTGCAACTGGGGCTTAACGCGGGGGGGGGCAAACGCATCAGGGCAGGGGCAACAGGGGAACGAGACATGCTGATCTACGTGGACTGTTCGAAACTGGTCTACCAGCGGTATCCGGTTGATCCGACCGACAAAGATCTGCGGTTGCAGGTCATCAATCCCGGTGGCGAAACCAGTTCGGTCGTGCAGGTATCCGCTCCCTGAAGCAAATGGCGCGCCGGGCGGAAGGTAACCGCCGGCGCGCCGGGATGTGTCTGATACGTGAAAGGCAGAGGGTGCGGAACCTTCGGCTACCCCTTGTGGGACTTATAGTTCAGGACCTGCAAGTCTCCTTCGACCCTCTCGACGCCTTCGACGGCGGTAGCGAGGCGGATCGCCTCCCGTTTTTCCGCCTCGGAATGCACGTGGCCTGAGAAACTCACTACCTTGCCGGATACGCTGATCCTGAAATGAATGTACTCAATGTCGCCAGACTTGAGAAAGGCCGTTTCCA
Protein-coding regions in this window:
- the lptG gene encoding LPS export ABC transporter permease LptG — its product is MTILTRYIAGAYLKILGLCLASFVAIYLVIDFLEKIGRLLRFQPRWIDIIQYFICKLPEIITQVIPLAVLMSTLLTLGMLSRNSEIVAMRGCGVGLGRISAPLIVIAAAVSLLTIFSNEFVLPSSYRQMRYVDQVLIRKQGTNTFFRQNNIWHKDESAIMMARVFDPGRQALRGITLWRFSDGMRPVSRIDAAEGTWDGARWTFKTVTVRGLAGPSVETRTLASLPAELNLKIEDLKVVDKYADNMGFFKLRDYVRKLKAGGYDTTRYEAQMHSKISLPFASLIMAFLGIPFALRGGRSSGVALGITASIGIGFAYFITNSILISFGQTGILPPLISAWAANVLFALSGIWLAMTLDR
- a CDS encoding IPT/TIG domain-containing protein, encoding MIHRMIVPLMLVAVLVAGTAGGATRPAKQKQIAAAAATKAPEPVPVNILSIIPAQGEPNTTVTLSGSGFASGTTAYLGNTEIPARLVGTDVLSFEIPRLQPGLYALFVKRGDGITSRTYNFSVLPPKPVVESLYPETVDVCSPSGERLVTITGRNFQAESRVLFNGAAVRSSFGSPQALSFIVPPVQAGLHQIQVKNAEETVTTPVTLVVRGTPEVFSVVRGESSVNYYNLVIEGRNFQPGATLSIEESGLQLGLNAGGGKRIRAGATGERDMLIYVDCSKLVYQRYPVDPTDKDLRLQVINPGGETSSVVQVSAP